One region of Niallia sp. Man26 genomic DNA includes:
- the dcuS gene encoding DcuS/MalK family sensor histidine kinase, with protein sequence MKKGKLSLQAIIIIFVCIVVALSLGITDLLISKSITSSVEETQKEKALDVARTMAVTPAVIKTLEGQANQAELQEFANVIKDKTNVNFVVVMNMKGIRLSHPESSKVGKHFFGGDEGPVLKGEEYVSISKGTLGKSMRAFTPIKDAQGKQIGAVAVGISLKSVTEAVDKGRMGIVLGTLIGLMIGIIGAVVLARYIKKILLGLEPFVIAKLLEERSSMLQSVREGIIAIDQEGKITLVNKAASKLFKKAGLEEEPMGINIEDYLPETRLTRIIKSGETELDQEQNLQGVTILVNRVPVVVGNQAVGAIATFRDKTEVQHLAEQLTGVRNYADALRAQAHEFMNKLHVILGLVRTEQYDTLADYVSETVNHRETEMDFVTRKVQDPVLAGFLIGKLSFARESGVSFAFDCANKLPKPANSEITHELITIIGNLLDNAIEAIANSINKKVHLKLDYAEDILTIEVKDTGMGMTNSLQNKILDKGFSTKGNNRGYGLYLLAQAIERLEGELIISSKPGKGTSFAVYISYQEEDKEN encoded by the coding sequence ATGAAAAAGGGCAAACTTAGTTTACAAGCTATCATAATTATTTTTGTATGTATTGTGGTTGCGTTATCACTTGGGATAACCGACTTGCTTATAAGTAAAAGTATTACTTCCAGTGTAGAAGAGACACAGAAAGAAAAGGCGCTGGATGTTGCAAGGACAATGGCGGTTACTCCAGCTGTAATCAAGACTCTTGAAGGACAAGCTAATCAAGCGGAATTACAGGAATTTGCTAATGTAATAAAAGACAAAACGAATGTGAACTTTGTTGTTGTTATGAATATGAAGGGAATTCGGCTGTCTCACCCGGAGTCTAGTAAGGTGGGTAAGCATTTCTTTGGGGGAGATGAAGGCCCTGTTCTTAAAGGGGAGGAGTATGTTTCCATTTCAAAAGGAACGCTCGGTAAATCTATGAGGGCATTTACCCCAATAAAGGATGCACAGGGCAAACAAATTGGAGCGGTTGCTGTCGGGATTTCTTTGAAAAGTGTTACAGAGGCTGTTGATAAAGGACGGATGGGAATTGTTTTGGGGACGTTAATCGGACTTATGATTGGAATAATTGGTGCGGTCGTTCTAGCAAGGTATATTAAAAAAATCCTTTTAGGACTTGAGCCGTTTGTTATTGCGAAGCTGCTTGAAGAGCGCAGTTCTATGCTTCAGTCTGTACGTGAGGGCATTATAGCCATTGACCAGGAAGGAAAAATCACCCTTGTTAACAAGGCAGCGAGTAAGCTTTTTAAAAAGGCAGGTCTTGAGGAAGAGCCAATGGGGATAAATATTGAGGATTACTTGCCAGAAACCCGGTTAACTCGCATTATCAAATCAGGTGAAACAGAGCTCGATCAAGAACAGAACCTGCAGGGGGTTACTATTTTAGTAAACCGGGTACCGGTCGTTGTTGGAAATCAGGCTGTAGGAGCCATCGCTACATTTCGGGATAAAACAGAGGTCCAGCATCTGGCTGAACAGCTGACAGGTGTCCGTAATTATGCGGATGCTCTCCGTGCTCAAGCTCATGAATTTATGAATAAGCTCCATGTTATCTTAGGTCTTGTCAGAACGGAACAATATGATACACTTGCTGATTATGTAAGTGAAACGGTTAATCATCGGGAAACGGAAATGGACTTTGTGACAAGGAAAGTCCAAGATCCTGTGCTTGCTGGTTTTCTGATTGGGAAGCTAAGCTTTGCAAGAGAATCAGGAGTTTCCTTTGCATTTGATTGTGCCAATAAGCTGCCGAAGCCGGCAAACTCGGAAATTACACATGAGCTGATTACGATTATTGGCAATCTTTTGGATAATGCAATAGAGGCTATTGCAAACAGTATAAATAAAAAGGTCCATCTTAAACTGGATTATGCAGAGGATATTTTAACAATCGAGGTTAAAGACACAGGAATGGGAATGACGAATTCACTCCAAAACAAAATCCTAGATAAAGGCTTTTCTACTAAAGGAAATAACCGCGGATACGGATTATACCTTTTGGCGCAAGCAATTGAAAGGCTGGAAGGAGAACTGATTATTTCGTCCAAGCCAGGAAAGGGAACGAGTTTTGCTGTGTATATATCATATCAAGAGGAGGATAAAGAGAATTGA
- a CDS encoding response regulator, which produces MINVMIVEDDPMVAQINKRYLAKIEGFRLAATATSVDEAIQLLNTEEIQLILLDIFMPGKLGIELLAHLRKNELEIDVIIISAASDLDRIKRALRYGIVDYLIKPFEFDRFNTALTTYLEQTRLIDKQDSVSQQELDSLLLHRDEHVIAEELPKGLAKDTLKQVWDAIQRLKADPFSTDDIVNIVGISRVSARKYLNFLKDTGILEVKVIYGAVGRPVYQHEYNQFKEHLIKNFL; this is translated from the coding sequence TTGATTAATGTAATGATCGTTGAAGATGACCCGATGGTAGCACAAATTAATAAACGATATCTTGCCAAAATTGAAGGGTTCCGATTAGCGGCAACAGCTACATCAGTTGATGAAGCTATACAATTACTAAATACAGAAGAAATCCAGCTTATCCTTTTGGATATTTTTATGCCGGGAAAGCTTGGGATTGAATTATTAGCACATCTGCGGAAAAATGAACTTGAAATTGATGTGATCATCATTTCTGCTGCATCCGATCTTGATCGAATAAAGAGGGCATTAAGATATGGGATTGTCGACTATTTAATCAAGCCGTTTGAGTTTGACCGGTTTAACACGGCACTTACTACCTATCTTGAACAAACTCGGTTAATTGATAAGCAAGATTCAGTAAGTCAGCAGGAGCTGGATTCCTTACTTTTGCACAGAGATGAACATGTCATCGCAGAGGAGCTGCCAAAGGGGTTAGCGAAGGATACGTTAAAGCAAGTATGGGATGCCATTCAGCGATTAAAGGCAGACCCTTTTTCGACTGATGACATTGTAAATATTGTAGGCATCTCAAGAGTTTCTGCTAGAAAGTATCTTAATTTTCTTAAGGATACAGGAATCCTGGAGGTTAAGGTTATCTATGGAGCAGTCGGAAGGCCTGTGTATCAGCACGAATATAATCAATTTAAAGAACACTTAATTAAAAATTTTTTGTAA
- a CDS encoding 2-keto-3-deoxygluconate permease, giving the protein MQIPIKKTLDKIPGGMMVVPLFLGVLTNTFFPQFLEIGHFTTALFSKEASSTILACFMFLIGSQINFKLAPKAIKKGAILLSGKFIVGAGLGIFIAMVFGPAGILGLSPLAILAALLNANGGLYASLASSYGDETDVGAYALFSLKDGPFFTLVALGASGLASIPFQALVGVLIPIVIGMILGNIDPDMRKFLGSSKLLLIPFFSFPLGAGMNLNTIVEAGGPGLLLGLIASFTGIGAFLLLKLFKENPIVGLATGSTAGNAVATPAVVAAADPTLSAIAPAATAQVAAACVVSAIVCPIIVSYVYKRSEKKKAKKLITKAA; this is encoded by the coding sequence ATGCAAATTCCAATTAAGAAGACGCTCGATAAAATTCCAGGCGGAATGATGGTAGTTCCGTTATTTTTAGGGGTACTAACAAACACTTTTTTTCCACAGTTTTTAGAAATAGGGCATTTTACAACGGCATTATTCAGTAAAGAGGCATCATCAACTATTTTAGCTTGTTTTATGTTTTTAATTGGTTCACAAATTAACTTTAAACTAGCACCAAAAGCGATTAAAAAAGGTGCAATTTTATTATCTGGTAAATTTATAGTAGGTGCAGGTCTAGGTATCTTTATAGCGATGGTTTTTGGACCGGCTGGTATTCTAGGATTGTCACCACTAGCTATCCTTGCAGCATTGTTAAACGCTAACGGTGGGTTATATGCTTCACTAGCTTCATCTTATGGTGACGAAACAGATGTAGGGGCATACGCATTATTTTCTTTAAAAGATGGTCCATTTTTCACATTAGTTGCTTTAGGTGCATCCGGCCTTGCTTCTATTCCTTTTCAAGCACTTGTAGGCGTTTTAATTCCTATCGTAATTGGGATGATTTTAGGAAATATCGATCCGGATATGAGAAAGTTTCTTGGAAGCAGTAAGTTATTATTAATCCCATTTTTCTCTTTCCCATTAGGGGCAGGCATGAATCTGAATACAATTGTAGAAGCGGGTGGTCCAGGCTTACTACTAGGATTAATCGCTTCATTTACAGGAATTGGTGCTTTCTTGCTTTTGAAATTATTCAAAGAAAATCCTATCGTCGGTTTAGCAACAGGGTCAACTGCAGGTAACGCTGTAGCGACACCAGCTGTAGTTGCGGCAGCAGATCCAACACTTTCTGCAATAGCACCAGCAGCTACTGCGCAAGTTGCAGCAGCATGTGTTGTTTCTGCAATCGTTTGTCCGATTATTGTCAGCTATGTATATAAACGGTCAGAAAAGAAAAAAGCTAAAAAGCTTATAACAAAGGCTGCATGA